The following are encoded in a window of Carassius auratus strain Wakin chromosome 6, ASM336829v1, whole genome shotgun sequence genomic DNA:
- the brdt gene encoding bromodomain testis-specific protein isoform X2 gives MNGNPPPPEFRNPKKPGRLTNQLQYLEKVVIKSLWRHQFSWPFRQPVDAVRLNLPDYYTIIKNPMDMTTIKKRLENNYYWKAMECIEDFNNMFTNCYVYNRPGDDIVQMAQALEKLFLEKVANMPQDEIEISALTTKAPMKGGRKSTAVIKRPQSPVSEVVFQQTVTVIPPDALHTIPSAPLSAQLTAKLKNGVKRKADTTTPSASSITSCEVSPCVTEPKVLKLFSRRGSGRPIKPPCKDLPESPPQHQVGRRTKLSERLKYCSAILKEMFAKKHSAYAWPFYKPVDAKALGLLDYHEIIHQPMDMSTIRKKIEAREYTDAFQFAADVRLMFSNCYKYNPPTHEVVAMARKLQDVFEFRFSKIPDEPRNSAPSSNQNRGRKERAHSPSSSESSDSESSSLSENSSDTEDEVERAQRLANLEEQLKAVREQLQLLTQTPLLKPKKREKSKKKRKKEREFSKRKGEEMKKPAKIEKRSNSKSSGRKESRAYDSEEEMNTLPMSYEEKRQLSLDINKLPGDKLGKIVNIIKAREPLLRDTDPEEIEIDFETLKPSTLRALECYVVTCLQKKPKETDKKKLLKSKIKEKEKELQHTHGESNNKKAKIEAEGEFKEMSRPSRLSDSSSSSSSDSSSSDSSSSDSCDSDSEQKAKRKQSKTPGHAHKIKNKASRQAVAEVKDSSSASVMTCQSRPAYLASEADSKDLFVSQQVKHPAEDTIMAFPALHSRLPPQPSRPSGKAAPLPHKTWTAPLPISLPPDQAINPLCNISATSPYKENPTTPLKSSQLSISQHTPTTLLSDSSFPHSPSLDPQVSQVDPPSPAAAEKPPLKSEQEGVLPLLSPLTSPAAISVIGCQSTSSSQFEQCKLLSPLHESPLTNMRDEQSCPETLEESSIQLHKMHGAKYDGSELCKPIQDAKSNLPKKDIVLKHADSWTSLGKMATQNPCPIKSSKESFQQFRKVAMEKEERERARKLQMEAGRENSSTDKSGLMQQLQKTKLDCPPSKPEVESAELPLMAAILDTPKAPEPSSLPQSAVDREREMARKREQERRRREAMSGVIDMTMQSDIMATFEKNLD, from the exons ATGAATGGGAATCCCCCTCCCCCTGAGTTCAGGAACCCCAAAAAACCTGGGCGCCTCACCAATCAGTTGCAGTATCTAGAAAAAGTGGTGATTAAGTCCTTGTGGAGACATCAATTCTCCTGGCCATTCAGACAGCCTGTGGATGCAGTCCGACTCAATCTGCCA GATTATTATACAATCATCAAGAACCCTATGGACATGACCACCATTAAAAAGCGTCTTGAAAACAATTACTACTGGAAGGCAATGGAGTGTATAGAAGACTTCAACAACATGTTCACAAACTGTTACGTGTACAATCGG CCAGGAGATGACATCGTTCAGATGGCTCAAGCCCTTGAGAAGCTTTTTTTGGAGAAGGTGGCAAATATGCCTCAAGATGAGATTGAGATCTCTGCTCTGACAACTAAAGCTCCTATGAAAGGAGGAAGGAAATCAACAGCAG tgataAAGAGGCCACAGTCTCCTGTGTCTGAAGTTGTTTTCCAACAAACAGTGACCGTCATCCCTCCGGACGCTCTTCACACAATTCCCTCTGCTCCCCTGTCTGCACAACTCACAGCCAAA ttgaaaaatGGTGTGAAAAGAAAAGCAGACACTACGACCCCTTCTGCCTCTTCCATCACCAGCTGTGAGGTGTCCCCTTGTGTAACAGAACCAAAAGTCCTTAAGTTATTCTCCAGGCGAGGCAGCGGACGACCCATCAAACCTCCCTGTAAAGACCTTCCTGAATCACCACCACAGCATCAGGTGGGCAGAAGGACCAAACTCTCAGAGAGACTCAAATACTGCAGTGCCATCCTGAAAGAGATGTTTGCCAAAAAGCATTCTGCTTACGCCTGGCCCTTTTATAAGCCTGTGGATGCAAAGGCACTGGGCCTTCTTGATTATCATGAAATCATTCACCAACCTATGGATATGAGTACCATCAGA AAAAAAATAGAAGCTCGCGAGTACACCGATGCATTTCAGTTCGCTGCAGATGTGCGGCTCATGTTCTCAAACTGCTACAAATACAATCCACCCACCCATGAGGTAGTGGCCATGGCAAGAAAGCTTCAG GATGTTTTTGAGTTTCGCTTCTCCAAGATTCCTGACGAGCCGAGAAATTCAGCACCATCCTCTAATCAGAACAGAGGAAGGAAGGAGAGAGCACACAGTCCGTCCAGCTCTGAGAGCAGTGACAGTGAATCATCATCTCTATCAGAAAACTCCTCGGACACAGAAGATGAAGTGGAGAGAGCGCAGAGGCTTGCAAACCTGGAGGAACAG CTGAAAGCAGTACGAGAGCAGTTGCAGTTACTGACCCAAACACCTCTCTTGAAACCAAAGAAAAGGGAAAAGTccaagaagaagaggaagaaagagcGAGAGTTCAGTAAGCGAAAAGGTGAAGAAATGAAGAAACCGGCAAAAATAGAGAAGAGGTCTAACAGCAAGTCATCAGG GCGGAAGGAGAGCAGAGCATATGACTCCGAGGAAGAGATGAATACATTACCCATGTCTTACGAGGAGAAACGGCAACTGAGTTTGGACATTAACAAGCTTCCTGGAGACAAGCTTGGCAAAATAGTGAACATCATCAAGGCACGAGAACCCTTGCTTAGGGACACAGACCCTGAGGAGATCGAGATCGACTTTGAGACTCTTAAACCTTCAACTCTTCGAGCTCTCGAGTGCTATGTTGTCACTTGCCTCCAAAAGAAACCAAAGGAAACTGACA AAAAGAAGCTGCTGAAGTCTAAAATCAAGGAAAAGGAGAAAGAGCTGCAACACACACATGgagaatcaaataataaaaaggcCAAAA TTGAAGCGGAGGGGGAGTTTAAAGAGATGAGCCGTCCGTCTCGTCTGAGTGACAGCAGCAGCTCGTCCAGCTCTGACAGCAGTAGTAGTGACTCTAGCTCCTCTGATAGCTGTGACTCTGATTCAG AACAGAAAGCTAAGAGGAAGCAAAGCAAAACCCCTGGCCATGCccacaaaattaaaaacaag GCATCACGGCAGGCCGTTGCTGAGGTAAAGGACTCTTCTTCTGCCTCAGTCATGACGTGCCAGTCTCGTCCAGCATATCTAGCCTCAGAGGCAGACTCCAAAGACCTGTTTGTGTCACAACAAGTAAAGCATCCTGCCGAGGACACCATCATGGCATTCCCAG CATTACACAGCCGGCTGCCTCCTCAGCCATCCAGACCTAGTGGCAAAGCTGCCCCACTACCTCATAAAACCTGGACTGCCCCTTTACCCATCAGCCTACCTCCAGACCAGGCCATCAACCCTTTATGTAACATTTCTGCCACCTCCCCCTATAAAGAAAACCCAACCACCCCACTCAAATCTTCCCAGTTGTCGATTTCCCAACACACACCAACCACACTCCTTTCAGACTCGTCGTTCCCCCATAGTCCTTCACTCGACCCCCAGGTCTCTCAGGTTGACCCCCCGTCACCTGCTGCTGCAGAGAAGCCTCCACTTAAATCTGAGCAAGAAG GTGTACTTCCTCTTCTGTCACCACTGACCTCACCTGCAGCCATTTCTGTCATAGGATGCCAGTCTACCTCCAGCTCTCAGTTTGAG CAATGTAAATTGTTGTCACCTCTGCATGAGAGTCCATTAACCAACATGAGGGATGAGCAGAGCTGCCCAGAGACACTGGAAGAGTCCTCCATTCAGCTGCACAAAATGCATG GAGCTAAGTATGATGGCAGTGAACTATGCAAGCCCATTCAAGATGCTAAATCAAACCTGCCTAAAAAG GATATTGTCCTAAAGCATGCTGACTCCTGGACAAGCTTGGGGAAGATGGCTACTCAAAATCCTTGCCCAATCAAATCATCTAAGGAAAGTTTCCAGCAGTTTCGTAAAGTTGCCATGGAGAAAGAGGAACGAGAGCGAGCTCGTAAACTGCAGATGGAAGCAGGTCGAGAAAACAGCAGCACAGACAAAAGCGG TCTGATGCAGCAGCTTCAAAAAACCAAGCTGGACTGCCCGCCTTCAAAGCCAGAAGTGGAGTCAGCAGAGCTGCCTCTGATGGCAGCCATCTTGGATACCCCCAAAGCCCCTGAGCCCTCCTCTCTTCCACAGAGCGCTGTAGACAGAGAACGAGAGATGGCCCGCAAGAGAGAGCAGGAGCGCCGCAGGAGAGAGGCT ATGTCCGGAGTCATTGATATGACCATGCAGAGTGACATAATGGCAACCTTTGAGAAGAACTTGGACTGA